A window of the Leptolyngbyaceae cyanobacterium genome harbors these coding sequences:
- a CDS encoding serine/threonine-protein kinase: MSYCLNPYCPNPQNPDVALFCVTCGTKLLLKDRYRAIKPIGQGGFGRTFLAVDEDKPSKPPCVIKQFFPLVQGASNLQKASELFNQEAVQLDRLGQHPQIPDLLAYFILDDRQYLVQEFIDGQTLSQEIVQNGAFNETLVKQLLNDLLPILQFVHSHQVIHRDIKPDNIIRRKSDRKLLLVDFGASKTTSGTALQKTSTSIGSPEYVAPEQTKGRAVFASDIYSLGVTCIYLLTGMSPFDLYDTNQDAWVWRQFLKNPVSNQMSRIIDKMLETAIDRRYQSAAEVIKDLKVQAPPAAAAKPQAPANSAPVKLSTPIAPINQVKSRIDDELAELKSEFINPNPSYQNLPSLSQKPQTPNSNKAKSEIERELEELRSQFQQNNQN, translated from the coding sequence ATGAGTTATTGCCTTAACCCTTATTGTCCAAATCCGCAAAACCCAGATGTGGCGCTTTTCTGCGTCACCTGCGGTACGAAGTTATTATTAAAAGATAGATATCGTGCAATTAAACCAATCGGACAAGGCGGTTTTGGCAGAACCTTCCTCGCGGTAGATGAAGACAAACCATCAAAACCACCTTGCGTAATTAAACAATTCTTTCCTTTAGTGCAAGGTGCGAGTAACCTTCAAAAAGCATCTGAGTTATTTAATCAAGAAGCTGTTCAATTAGATCGATTGGGGCAACATCCTCAAATTCCCGATTTACTGGCTTATTTCATCTTAGACGATCGGCAGTATCTGGTTCAAGAATTTATCGACGGGCAGACTTTATCTCAAGAAATCGTCCAAAATGGTGCTTTCAACGAAACTCTAGTTAAACAATTATTGAACGATTTATTACCAATCCTGCAATTTGTACACAGCCATCAGGTAATTCATCGAGATATCAAGCCGGACAATATCATAAGGAGAAAAAGCGATCGCAAACTCTTATTGGTTGATTTTGGCGCGTCTAAAACTACTAGCGGTACTGCTTTGCAGAAAACCAGTACCAGTATAGGCAGTCCGGAATACGTAGCACCAGAACAAACTAAAGGAAGGGCAGTGTTTGCCAGCGATATTTACAGTTTAGGAGTTACTTGCATTTATCTATTAACTGGAATGTCACCTTTTGATTTATACGATACGAATCAAGATGCTTGGGTGTGGCGGCAGTTTCTCAAAAATCCAGTTAGTAATCAGATGAGCCGGATTATAGATAAAATGTTGGAAACTGCGATCGATCGTCGTTATCAATCAGCAGCAGAAGTTATCAAAGATTTAAAAGTTCAAGCGCCTCCAGCCGCCGCAGCCAAACCACAAGCGCCTGCCAATTCTGCCCCCGTTAAATTATCTACACCAATTGCGCCCATTAATCAAGTTAAAAGTAGAATTGATGATGAATTAGCGGAATTAAAATCGGAATTTATTAATCCCAACCCATCTTATCAAAATCTACCTTCGCTATCTCAAAAACCCCAAACACCTAATTCCAATAAAGCAAAAAGCGAAATAGAGAGAGAATTGGAAGAATTGCGATCGCAATTTCAACAAAATAATCAAAATTAA
- a CDS encoding vWA domain-containing protein: MQKLSRYFLSTALTLSLLCFPSAAFAKAKIQIAILLDSSNSMDGLIDQTRTQIWQIVNSLTKVTKDGEVPDLEVALYHYGNDSLPSQEGFVRLLTGFTPELDLVSEKLFSIQTNGGQEYAGWVINSAIKELNWSKDNSDFRVIFIAGNEPFDQGTISWREAVALAAGENVLVNTIYCGSAESEERQLWASGARLANGSHFNINQDKKIELVKSPYDDQIAALNTQLNQTYIPYGERGEVGQRRQATEDTNSGQNLTTRGISKASGYYNNASWDLIDAIDRGIVTLEQLSNDALPPIMQGMTLTQKRDYVAGKKAERQRIQAAIRDLYQKRNEYIASQRRDNANSSENTLDRVIIESLRQQLAAKGFKLQ, encoded by the coding sequence ATGCAAAAACTTTCTCGCTATTTTTTGTCTACAGCCCTCACTTTGAGCTTGCTATGTTTTCCCAGTGCAGCTTTTGCCAAAGCTAAAATTCAAATTGCAATTTTGCTAGATTCAAGCAATAGCATGGATGGGCTGATCGACCAAACCCGTACTCAAATTTGGCAAATTGTTAATTCTTTAACGAAAGTAACCAAAGACGGAGAAGTACCAGATTTAGAAGTAGCTCTTTACCATTATGGTAATGATAGTTTACCTTCCCAAGAAGGATTTGTTAGACTTTTAACTGGATTTACTCCTGAATTAGATTTGGTTTCCGAAAAACTATTTAGTATCCAAACTAATGGCGGTCAAGAATATGCTGGTTGGGTAATCAATTCGGCTATCAAAGAATTAAATTGGAGTAAAGATAACTCCGATTTTAGGGTGATTTTTATTGCAGGTAACGAACCATTCGATCAAGGTACGATTTCTTGGCGCGAAGCGGTTGCTCTTGCTGCTGGAGAAAATGTCTTAGTTAATACTATCTATTGTGGTTCGGCAGAAAGTGAAGAGCGACAACTTTGGGCTTCTGGCGCTCGTCTAGCCAATGGTAGCCACTTTAATATTAACCAAGACAAAAAGATTGAATTAGTTAAGTCGCCTTACGATGACCAAATTGCGGCTTTGAATACTCAACTCAATCAAACTTATATTCCTTATGGCGAGCGAGGAGAAGTCGGACAAAGACGGCAAGCTACTGAAGATACCAACTCCGGCCAAAATTTAACAACGCGGGGTATCTCGAAAGCTTCTGGATATTATAATAATGCCTCTTGGGATTTAATTGATGCGATCGATCGAGGAATCGTTACCCTCGAGCAATTATCCAATGATGCTTTACCGCCAATTATGCAGGGGATGACGTTAACTCAAAAGCGCGATTACGTAGCGGGAAAGAAAGCGGAAAGGCAAAGAATTCAAGCTGCTATTCGTGACTTATATCAAAAACGAAATGAATATATTGCTAGCCAACGCCGAGATAATGCAAATAGTAGCGAAAATACTCTAGATCGCGTAATTATTGAAAGCCTCCGCCAACAATTAGCAGCTAAAGGATTTAAACTTCAGTAG